Proteins from a genomic interval of Salvelinus namaycush isolate Seneca unplaced genomic scaffold, SaNama_1.0 Scaffold99, whole genome shotgun sequence:
- the LOC120043663 gene encoding zinc finger protein 239-like — protein sequence MDCFTSFYEPEELRRHTCRPHPCSDCSGSFICPTHLKSKQTQKRRKVYPCGQCGKRFQTPSKLKTHQRTHTGEKPYHCSVCGKGFSQSNQLKTHQRTHTGQKPYHCSQCGKSFSWLHSLKTHQITHTGEKPYHCSQCGKRFSLVGNLKRHQLTHTVEKPYRCSHCGKSFSQLHHLKTHQLIHTGQKPYHCSQCGKNFSHPKDLKSHQRTHTGEKPFHCSQCGKSFSQLSTLKKHQLTHTGEKPYPCSQCGKRFTRLYQLKAHQITHTEEKPYHCSQCGDSFTSSYFLKKHQLIHTGEKPFHCSQCGKNFSHSSTLKTHQITHTGEKPHRCSQCGKSFGHSSTLKTHQITHTGEKPHRCSQCGKSFSQSSTLKKHQRTHSGESCVVKAEDTSLFT from the coding sequence ATGGACTGCTTCACTAGTTTCTATGAGCCAGAGGAGTTGAGAAGACACACTTGTAGGCCCCACCCCTGTTCAGATTGCAGTGGCAGCTTTATTTGCCCAACTCACCTCAAATCAAAACAGACTCAAAAAAGGAGGAAGGTGTACCcatgtggtcaatgtgggaagagatttcaAACACCAAGCAAACTAAAGACGCACCAgagaactcacacaggagagaagccataccaCTGCTCTGTTTGTGGGAAGGGTTTCAGTCAGTCGAACCAACTAAAGACACACCAGAGAACGCACACAGGacagaagccttaccactgctctcagtgtggaaagagtttcagtTGGTTACACAGCCTGAAGACACACCAGATaactcacacaggggagaagccttaccactgctcgcaGTGTGGAAAGCGTTTCAGTCTGGTCGGAAACCTAAAGAGACACCAGCTAACCCACACAGTAGAGAAGCCTTACCGCTGCTctcattgtgggaagagtttcagtcAGTTACACCATCTAAAGACACACCAGTTAATTCACACAGGACAGAAGCCATATCACTGCTctcaatgtgggaagaatttCAGTCATCCAAAAGACTTAAAGTCGCACCAgaggactcacacaggagagaagccattccactgctcccaatgtggaaagagtttcagtCAGTTATCAACTCTGAAAAAACACCAGctaactcacacaggagagaagccttacccctGCTCTCAATGTGGGAAGCGTTTCACCAGGTTATATCAACTGAAGGCacaccagataacacacacagaagagaaaccttaccactgctctcaATGTGGTGATAGTTTCACCAGTTCATATTTCCTAAAGAAACACCAGCTaattcacacaggagaaaagccattccactgctcccagtgtgggaagaATTTCAGTCATTCATCAACTTTGAAGACACATCAGataactcacacaggagagaagcctcaccgctgctctcagtgtgggaagagttttggtcattcATCAACTCTCAAGACACATCAGataactcacacaggagagaagcctcaccgctgctctcagtgtgggaagagtttcagccAGTCATCAACTTTGAAGAAACATCAGAGAACTCACTCAGGAGAAAGCTGTGTCGTCAAAGCTGAAGACACTAGCTTATTCACATAG